Part of the Hemibagrus wyckioides isolate EC202008001 linkage group LG09, SWU_Hwy_1.0, whole genome shotgun sequence genome, aaatatagAAACAGTTATCAGTCACATGTACTGTATTTGGGATAATACAGAGGTCAAGATAACATAACATAAATGAAAAATTACCTTGGCTTGTAGATTTCTTCTTTGGTTAAAAATAACATTAGTAGAAATGCCTagagagaatgaaaagaaattgaAATATTAATCCTAGGTAATCTGCTCTCTGCTGTAGCTGTTTGGGAAATCTTTCTACTTACAGCAATAAAGGTGATTCCTCCTTGAAAACCTGCACCCCATTCAAAATTCAGTTTCTGTGTCATAAATCCACCAACAGTGGGCCCGAAGAACATCCTTCCACAAAATAAGGAACAGAACagctttaaagctttttttttttttttaagtgatctTAAATGTTGAAAAGTCAAGTTTGGTTAATACGTACCCTGCTGACCACACAGCCGAAAACAGTCCTGATACTAAACCCAGCGTGCTTAAGCTGTCCTCAAATCCATtttcactgaaataaaaacaaaattccttttctcttctttcaaaTAATGATTGCTGAAATAAATCCCTAATTATCAAGCAATCATTAGGAGAAAATCTGTTACACATTGTATTGGTTTATTTGTAGTGTTGGATGtcaacacagaatggacacttCACTGACCTTTTGACATTGTGATGGAAAAATTCCCTTGAAAAGTGTGTAAATAATGCACACCAGGATTTGTAAACTTGACTGAAACCCCTATGGGttctttgatttattatttctctGAAGAACCCTGTGCATAGTCTTATCAGAAAGTGGAGTCTTTTTAAGATTAGATTTAGTTAAGAATCCTTCATTTTCCAAACAGCCATTAAAGAACAATTTGTTCTAAGAgtgcactagtgtgtgtgtgaagtatcACTCTCAGAAACATAATGAACTGATCAGAATGCTTCAAGACTACATTCTTCATTAAATTGGTCAGCCATGATTAAAATAATACTGAATAGAACCTGCTTTTTCCAAAAAATTAAAAGGCACTAATAAAGTGCTTACTTttgaataaaagtaaaagtaaattcACGATCATATACAAACAATGTAGAtaacacaatctgtttttaTCTGTTATCTTACTGTGCACAGATGAGCATCTCAGTGAAGGTAGGGATACAGGTCATACACAGAGAAAACCCGATGACCACCAGCATGACGACAGTTAGCCAAAACtcactataaaataaaaaccccaTTTAGTCAGTCATTTAGGgttcattagaaataaaattaatctaCTAATTACTGTATGTTTGAGAATCCTACTTCTTAATATGAAAGACAGGAACAGGACCGAGTAAAGAAAAGCCAACTGCTGTTGCCATTCCTCCTACCGCCATCATCCACCTTCTGATgaactgcgcacacacacacacacacaaacaaaacagtaTGATTTGAGCTGAAGGGATTTATTCAGAAACCCAGCAGTGGCTTTGGGATTTAACCTTACATCTTTCTGAATAGCAAAAGAACATTTACCAGTAAATTAACCCTTTACCACTTTAAAGAGAAAGCTGGCTTACTGGATACTTATCACTCATTATCCCAAGGATAGGGGATGCAGCACCGTAGGGTAATGAAACTGCAACCATCAGCAGCCCCACAGATTCAGCACTCAGGCCAAACTGCTCACAGAAAATAAGATTTTTAACAGTTCCTCAACAGATTGAGGCTGCATGTGATTTCATAGCGACAGAAAAAAGCTTTTTTGTGTGAAATTACCGCTTCCATGGCAAATATTGACAGAGTTGCATCCAAAAAGCCGATTCCTGAGCTCAGCGTGAACACCACAAAGCAAATGAGCATCATCTTCAATCGTGAGCACAGTTTGAAGAAGGAACCCTGTGAGGCAACTGCATCTGTgtatgaaatataataaaacacacacagttacactcacgggacactttattaggaacctgTATAGTTGTTTAAattatcagccaatcatgtggcagcagtgcaatgcataaaatcatgcaggtacTGTTGAAAAGGCTTAATTAAATGATTGTGTGATTTGTTGTGAACACTAACTAATGCTCTTGTATTATTTAGATCATGTGGCAACATGTTCTAATGAAAAGTATACAGGTGTtcttattaaagtggccagtgaatGCATTTCTGCCTATTACATATAAGACGATCATAATGATTTTTCTTTATGTTCAAGTGCATGTGCCCTAATTTATTCTCAGATTTAAGTGATTAGTAACAAGCAGTGCTCAGTGATATCACTTCTGTATAAAAGTTCAAACTGACACACTAAAATTCATACATTCATATAAAAGTATACCAACCAAAATTTGGTAAAATCCACATGATTAGGGGAACGGTCAAAATCAGAACACTTCCCAAAGCAATGAACGGAATTTCATATCCAAATGCATGAtatatccatccacccaaaGGTGGTCCCAGTATGAGACCCATTCCTGTAAAGATCTCAATAAACCCCtataaaaaaaaggacaagaaaTCATTATTAAACCAAAATACAAAAATCTTTAACCACTTATGGTTTGATCTCATGAGAATCTTGACAAGTCTTGTCTATGGGATGCTTCACATGTTCACGAATACAATTGTGTAACTTCAGCCTAAATAGCACTATTGTCTACACAAGACAGGGCACAGTTCTCTTCTAAATTCCATGGCTGTTTTGGGAAAAACATGTTGACTAAATCTCACCAGTATTGTTGCTATATTGTCAGGAAACACTTTTGCTGATACGGCAAAAGAGGATGTTACGGCGCCAGCAAAGCCCACTGCATTTACAGACCTTATGACAAAACAGAGCACTATGAAGACTGTTCCATCAGGAGCTCTGTCTAGGAATCTGTGCATTAgttggaaagaaaaacaaaaacaaggatCTCTAATGATATCGGCCATGGTAAGCACCAATGTAATGTCCGAAAGTTCGTGGTCACCTCACCATCCACAACAAAATGGGCATTTTTGAACACCCCTTTCCTGATTTAGTCCCAATCTGCTAATATAACAGTCTCCATTCTTCTAAGAAAGCTTTCTGAAAGATTATCTAGTGTGGCtgtagggatttttttttcccattcagccaccagagcattagtgaggtcaggaacTGATGTTGGGTGTGAAggccaaaggtgttcagtgttgttGAGGTCAGTGCAGAACACTTGAGTTCTTCGTAAACCATGTCGTTATGGACATCGCTTTGTgttcagttacagtgaagggaaattgtaatatTACAGCATATTAAGACATCTAGaaaattgtgtgcttccaactttaaggcaacagtttggggaagaacacacacatatggatatgatggtcaggtgtccacatacttttaacCATATACTACAAGTATTTGACATGTGTTTACatgtttaaacattattttaaagtcaTTTAATAACTAGTAAGCATTAATCAATGTGAAGAAAACTTCCACAAGGATGGACAGACAACCTAATGAGATGAATCCAGTACTCACCCAAAGACTATAGTACTTAAGCCTGAAATTAACAGGCCTGCAATTATCATACATTTAGCTCCGATTTGCACAATCtacaatgaaaaacaaaaagcatgGCTGTAATACATCTGCATTTAAAGGTCACAATCTCTTTATTCACCAAATGTATAAACTAGAAATTTAGCTTTTCAAAACATGCAATATACAAACCTTATACCCACATGTCAGTTTGCTGTACACATTCATAATGTTAGCTACACTTACTGGCTGCTGTATTCTGAACAGGTGAACTTTGCAGGTATGTACTTACTATAAAAACTCCTCACCATCCACGTTATTAGGAAAATGCACATATTAGTACACCTGCAAATACATGCAGTCATCTAATCTGCCAGTCATCAGCTTTGGGTTCAACTCAAGCATAAGAACAAAGTAAACATGTGATATCTGTGATTGAGCTCGACGCATGGGTAGTGGTACCAGAAGAGACTCTGAAGCATGCACAGGATAAACACTGAGGGAGTGACAGTTCTCAGATGGCCAGATTGGTTCGAACTGCCAGAAAAGCTCTAGTAATATGATCACTCTTAACAaccgtgctgagcagaaaagcagctcagCAATGCTCCAAACACTTTGAGGTGGATAAGCAtcaagaccacatcaggttccattaCCAGTATCCCAAAAGAAGAATCTGAAGCCATCATAGACACATATTGGACAgacaaattagaaaacaaaatcacCTCATctagtcttcagctgtccagttctAGCGTTTCTGTGCCCAAAGTGTACAAGAGATGGACTACAATCAGcagctgaacactgaacaaagGGCACCTGTGCACTTGATTTTCAACCACTGTGTCGAGGCACACAAGTGCGTCGTGACAGATCGTCCAGTGTGCCGTGGGAAGTGACACTTCCAATGACACTTATCTGgtccaaaaaaaattattatttagttactATAAATATGTAGTGACTGGTAGAGTCATGGAAATACTCCTCCACATCAGAAGGTAGCACAATAACGACCATGACAGTAGAAACAAGAACGCAGacaactgtattttatacacctgcgtgaacacactgagaaacaggcaactttaataaaaaaacccacaatgatGATTGACAGAGCCCAGTTTAGATTTAGTCCTTACAATGATTTCATAAACATATATGAaagatatttatattaaagctTTAAAGGCATACAACATGCACCTTTTTAAGTACAAGAGCCACCACCGAGACTAATAAAACTACAATGtagcccccttttttttttttatctgatagTGTACTGTAAGATTATATAGTGAAAGTGCATTTGTCTAATTATACAAAACCTCCAAGTGTAATATAAAACTTACATATTTCCCCAAGATCAGTGATCCAACCAAAGTGAAGAAGGCATAGCATCCAAATATTAACCCAATTACTGCCTGGCTCACTCCTTTTCTCTCTGCCTACAAGAAATGCAATTCatattaaaaatcatttcacAACAACTAAGTAGATTTAGAGTTAGACTTCTTACCTCAGGTGGGAAAAATGGTCCTAATATTGAATAGCAGATCATTGAGCTGAAGTTTATGGACGCCATCGCAATTAAAGTAAACAGTTGTTGTCGATTCATCTTTGAGAGAGACATGTCTGACAATGCGgagcaaagaaaataaaaaggtagaatttttggttttaatatgagtcatttattaatctttttttttttttttttttttaatttttccctTCAATTAGTTTGTTAGTGAAAAATAATAACTTGTTTATTTACATACCTGTACCGtcgtgtgtgtctctgtgtaaatAACCCACAGCTCTGTGTTAACACTGTAGCCAGTCTGTCTCTGAACTCAACTACTGCTGAGGGAATACCCAACCCGTACTCCGACAAATAATCCCCGCCCCTTTAATGACACAAGGACCAACGGGCTTTATTTGATAATCACAGCCTCCCATAATCTACACGTTTTTTAGTTACTATTTCGAgtccttcctggcagcttgaagcaatctggccattttccagCTACAGAACAGTCACTTACTcaaagcttttttgtttttcacaccattctttACAAACCcattgctgccacatgattggttgattagatAATTGTAGGAAAGAGGAGGTGTGAGTTGTACACGGCTCATCAATTTGTTGCTCTATTTTGCCCTCTAGTGGAATAAGAAAGATTAGCAAGGCCATGTCCATTTCTGTTATTCATCAGACgcacttatccagagcgacttacactTTTATCTCATCTCATACAACCGagcaattaagggccttgctcaggggcccagcaatggcagcttggaagacctgggatttgaattcaCACCTTTCTGAGCAGTAggctaacaccttaaccactaagctaccccaTCCCTAATGTCCATTTATATAATGTCCATGCGTACGATGTGATCTAGAGGATGCACCTAGAATtagtttaattacatttacatttctggcatttggcagacgcttttatccagagcgtcatacaaaagtgctttaagtctctatcattgaaaacattaacagtGGTTCAATAgattacagacttaggataccattagcttAAAATTGGatggtttttttattttttttatattaaacatataacaatacataaacagggaaagataagagctagtttaagtgcttcaggaaaagctaggtcttaagacgtcgtttgaagacagtcagagaccctgctgtatggacatctaggggaagttcattccatcaCCTCGGTGCCTtttgccctgagagatggtgggaccagtcgggcagtgctagtggatcggagggagcgaggtgcagtgcgaggagtaataagatctttgaggtaagatggtgctggtccatccATAATTAGTATAATTAATGTATATGCCGTTCCTGACACTGTCCTAGACAACCATGTCTTGCATAATGTTCTTGTCTTAATGCTCCTGGGctacttcattcattcattcatttaatcacttaTGAACATTTGGACTAAACAATGAACAATGTTTCAACAGCTCAAAAATGCTTTAGATGCACAGACTGTTAGAAGAGATTCATTTAAACGTCATTCATCACAGGTTTTTACaagtatttctttatttctttttactgtATTAATCATAGACCCCATGTTTAATGTctattgttatatatatttatgctcTGCTGCCCATCTGTTTATACACCTGGACTGTTTCCCATACCCCCTCACTGCATGCTTCCTATTCCTGTTGCACTTTATTCATGTGCTCTCAGCACTGTGCCGGTCATGTGTTTTGCACCTTGGGTCCATGAGAAGCGTTATTTCATACTGCACACTGTATTTGGCTGTGATAACAATAAAGATCTATTtgacttgattattttccaactTCATAATTtcaattgttttattttctttttggccCAATATAAACAAACTTTCTTAGGTCTACTTGGGGACACACCATATTTTCTGGTGTATAGAACATACCCCCTTTAAATGACATTACATTTCTGATATTTGGCAAATACCCTTATCCAGGGAgacttatatttttatctcattttatataaatgagcaattaagggccttgctcaatgacccagcagtggcaccttggtggacctgggattcaaactcaacccaacaccttaaccacaaagctaccacatcccatgaAAGTGATCTTTTCAAGAATTTGCTTTTCAGCAACTCAATTAAGAAACAAAATGTCTGCCATGGGCAGCACCCTTGACCAGTGCCTGGCATTAAATTAGACTTATCCAGCTATCTTCCTGATTCTAATGGTGTGTACTGTACCTCTTACTGCTCTGTAATACTTAAAGTATGGTTTAATATCCCATAGAACAAACAGATACGATATGAATAGCAAACATATGTCTTCAAATTGACTTGTTCTGTTCATTTGTATGCTTTTCCCATAGTCTTTCACATATGTTCTAATGCATGAGAAACCTGAGTAAATATTACAAGCTCATCAAGGTTTATTGTACATTACAATAATAAAGCATAGCACAGTTAAAGCCTCACATTCCACACAATTCAAACTGGGCCTGAATACTCTAGTATAACAGATTAGAAATTGCTCAATTTGCAAATCATCAAAGCATATACACCAAAAACAGGAGAATGATCATATCAACCATCGTCCGTCAACACAGATACTCTCAGCAAATGTTTAACTTACatccaaaatataaaaatcaacaTAACAGCTCAAATCATATAAGAAAGCAGATGCTTGTTTATATATACTAtggatgtatatataaaatacaataaacagaTATTTACTGATTTGAGTCGATGTATGTAGGGCCAACTGGATTTTGTCCTGACTGACAGCGTGATACTCCAGCtctgctacataaaacaaatctTGACCTTAGCTTCTACAAGGGTGAAGATAAAATGCCAGAGGAAATCTTATAAAGAAATGCTAAGGTTATGAAAAGCCAGTCATACTGACTATAGAATCAAGACATGTCTTCtacaaacctaaaaaaaaaaaaacacaccaattttttagtatttaaatgagaaaatgtGTATCCCATCCATCACTTTGGCCATCATTTAGAGTTTTATATTCAATTCTATTATCCTTCAGGGGGTGGTAAAACTATGCCAGATGTATTTTCAGGTCTAGGTTTCGTTTGTACTTTGCAATGCCAAATTAATCATACACATTTAGACTCAGAAATTTCTGGTAAACGTAACAGACCAAATTTTGAACATATTATCCAAAAATTCATATTTACGTGAAAACCATTTGCACATGTGGTGAGATGTAATGAAATGGGTGGTATCATTTTTATAAATCTACATATTACAGTAATTCAAATATTATTCAACACCACCTGCTTCATGATCAACATCTACTTAAGAGTTTTATAGTGATAGAAAACTGCTGCCATTACAAAGGATGATGATAAAATAAGTCATAAAAAAGGCAACAAATCAATTAACTTGCAATGAAATGTTGAAGGTAATAGTAATAATGCCTGATTCATGTTATATCACACATAAATGAGATACAATAGATAGAACAGTCAAAATAAGTTCAAAAATAGTTTTAAGTCATGGCAATACCCCCACCCTTAGTACATCACTTGTAAAATTCATATTACCACTCACACTTGGAAATCAACCTGCAGCAAAAAATTCTCAGTAAGGGAATCCCATAATCACAGGGTAACTAAATTGGCTTAGGTTTGCATGCAAATCATTGTTTAGCCTTTCATATATTAATGTTatgaaacatatacacacactaaaagaaaaatcaaaactAGGAACTGATCTTTACTAGCTTTAATCAAGCACTGGTCCTGTATTCTTTCTACCACTTCTTTTTGTCTTCTTCCCCTAAAGTTAACGAAAGAACGATTATTTCAACCATTCTGTACCTTTTTCCATTCTCAAGtattccatgtttctgttaaccTTCCTCTGAATGTTACCTTTACACCCTGGCCCAATACAAGCAGTACCATTTTTTTTCAACGCAACATAATGCGTTGTCCGTTGTTATTCACAATATATAATCAGCAAATTGTGTTGTCTTGCACAAGATGTCCATTACTGTCTTTTATTTAAGCCTCTGAGTGACATTGGCCAATGCGACAGCGAATGCTTGCACAGCTGAGAATGGATACTGAAAATCCAGGATGTATGCGTTACCGTCGATTCGGCCAAACTGCATGACCTGTAACAGGAGATCACAGTTATTCACAGGAAAACTGACAGTGCTTAAGCTGCTTAACATTTAATAACGTTTTGAACAAATCCCCATGCCCACTTCTTGTCGAATGGGAAGTAATGTATGGCTGAAATTATTCATCAAGATTTAATGGCTCTGTGATTTGACTAATTTAACCgatttttctacaaataaagtcGTCACACTGTGGCTGTGACCCCACATGAATAGCCTATAAAAGCTCTTGCTACATCAGATTTTTCAAAATATTGTCCTGTAATCTGTTGGTTCTTGATATAATGGAGTGTGGCATCATGGACACAGACCATTACAGATTAAAAGCCTACTAGAAAAACAGGTAATAGAGATGGGCAGGACTGGCAGTCTGGGCTTTTTATGTGCCACAATATGTTCTGgttccaaaaagaaaaaggtggTAGAGAGGTGATATCTGCCCCAGTCTGCTGCTTCAGTGCCCCACATCAGTTCAGGCAACAAAAAAATTCCTGATTTCACCCATGGAGGCACTTAGACTAAAAGTCAATCATGAAACATGCTATCCCTTACACCCAGAAAGTTGTCGGTTTTGCTCTCTTGGGCTCACAGCCATCATCAGAACTGGAACTCGCAATATCATGGGGATAACCTGTGAATGTGTCCTCCATATACAGACTAActgtattaaaaaatgaatgtcTTTCTCATTATGATGTATAAAGACTTCCATGATCCCCTTACTTTGCCCCGGAACAACAAGTTGAGATGAGTTAGCTAAAATTCTGTGCTCTGTGAGATCTCTAAAGCAGTTTTCTGGAAATGACAACCTCTGGGCACATCAGCGACCAAAATATTTCTATGCTATAGGGGGCACCAGACAGGGGATCTGCTAGAATACTAGTCCATTGAGGAAAGGGAGGGTATTGTGCATGCATACTTGCTTGCAGGTGCAGGTTTTTCCATTAATTCTCcttcaacaagcaatcaattaAAATGTGTCTGTGTCATGTATGAGTACTGCCTTGTTTATGATGCACTGCACTTTCAGGACATGTTATGCTAAGTATCCACTAATTCAAATGGAAACCATCATGTTGggttatgtaaaaaaaatacaaaagaagaCTATGTAAGTAACTATGATACTAAGTCTAAGTGGAGGACTGCCAGGTCACTTAGTTTAATGAGAACTGCCAGAGATGAATTGTGTGATAACAGGAAGCTTTACAGGCTACCCACATGAGGTCATAGTCATACTTTGTTATCTGTACTTGGTATTGTGCAAAATGAGCACAAAAGAATTTATTAGTTTAGAAGAAAATCCCACTAGTATTACGCTCACATAGCCAGGTTTACATATTCAAccttatattttttcttttttgcattgTGACATAGGCAAAAATGTGATGCATCCTTTAAGTGAATTAATCATACACACAGTATGTGGAAATTAAGGTAAGAAATAATCAGTTTTGATTTCAGGTTGCCTTTAAAATTGACACATTTctgaaaaatgataaaaaacagACTGAGAGTATAgtataaagcaataaaaaaatgaggaaaaCAAAGCCTTACTTGTCGCCCATCCAGCTCAATCTGGAAATTTTTGGCTGATTCCTGTGTAACTCTTCCACCAAAGTCAAGCTGGTAGACTTGGGTGGCTTCATTCCACAATGGCTGTTTGTTGGCCATGACATACACAAAGCCCTGACTGCCAAGGCTCCGATCTTCTCTCTCATTTGCCTTGCGGCACTTAATCTCCTCAAGTTCATTTGCTGTGCGCAGACTGCGTTTGCTCTTCCAACCTTTCTTGCTGCTCTGACTTTGATTCATTAGTTCATCGCCACTAATGAAAAGTTCAGGTTCACTTTCAGAGCTGTCTTGGAACTCATTTGTGGTCCTGCTCAGCTTTTTGGCCTTGTTCAGTTGCTCCTTCTGTCCTTTAggcttctttttctctctgccaCCAAGCCTTGGGCTAGCAATGAGAGAATTGAAGTCGGCCAGAGAGCGGCCTTCCTTTTTTGATTTACTCTCAGAAACAGTGGACATGCCTGCCTCCTCTGCCCTGCTGTCGAGTCTTTTGCGACTTTTTTTGCTGAACCTGTCTGACCCCTGTTGTACTGGACTCTCATTAAGTGAGGACTGTTCCTGAAAACTCTCACCAGAGTCAGCTAAAACCTCTGAGGTGCTTTGGTGAGCCATAAGTTCagctgg contains:
- the slc18b1 gene encoding MFS-type transporter SLC18B1 produces the protein MSLSKMNRQQLFTLIAMASINFSSMICYSILGPFFPPEAERKGVSQAVIGLIFGCYAFFTLVGSLILGKYIVQIGAKCMIIAGLLISGLSTIVFGFLDRAPDGTVFIVLCFVIRSVNAVGFAGAVTSSFAVSAKVFPDNIATILGFIEIFTGMGLILGPPLGGWIYHAFGYEIPFIALGSVLILTVPLIMWILPNFDAVASQGSFFKLCSRLKMMLICFVVFTLSSGIGFLDATLSIFAMEAFGLSAESVGLLMVAVSLPYGAASPILGIMSDKYPFIRRWMMAVGGMATAVGFSLLGPVPVFHIKNEFWLTVVMLVVIGFSLCMTCIPTFTEMLICAHENGFEDSLSTLGLVSGLFSAVWSAGMFFGPTVGGFMTQKLNFEWGAGFQGGITFIAAFLLMLFLTKEEIYKPRFKKYKMAECILYTGEKSPLLCSSSETSV